Proteins from a genomic interval of Paenibacillus sp. FSL R5-0623:
- a CDS encoding cyclase family protein: MSNELIQAIQLLKEKKWVDLTHTFGPGSPHFSAFEAAQFDTLFDHNQGFFAQSFKFPGQYGTHLDAPIHFVRDTRYLDELGLKELVLPLVVIDQSAEVENNPDFTLDVEHILEFERQHGVIEAGSFVALRTDWSKRWPNHEAFDNKDDKGNSHAPGWSVSALMFLFEERKVQAIGHETFDTDSAVDYQKNGALLAEYYVLAQDTYQVELLTNLDQVPAKGAVIFNIVPKAEKASGFPVRSFAILP, from the coding sequence ATGTCCAACGAACTCATTCAAGCCATTCAATTGTTAAAAGAAAAGAAATGGGTGGATCTGACCCATACGTTTGGTCCAGGCTCTCCACATTTTTCAGCTTTTGAGGCAGCACAATTCGATACACTGTTTGATCACAATCAGGGTTTCTTTGCCCAGAGCTTCAAGTTCCCGGGTCAATACGGGACACATCTTGATGCGCCGATCCACTTCGTTCGGGATACCCGGTATCTGGATGAACTAGGTTTGAAGGAGCTTGTGCTCCCGCTTGTGGTCATTGACCAGTCTGCCGAAGTAGAGAACAATCCGGATTTCACACTGGATGTGGAGCATATTCTTGAATTTGAAAGACAGCATGGCGTGATTGAAGCTGGAAGCTTTGTAGCCTTACGTACCGATTGGAGCAAACGCTGGCCTAACCATGAAGCATTTGATAACAAGGATGATAAGGGCAACAGTCATGCGCCCGGATGGTCGGTTAGTGCGCTCATGTTTTTATTTGAGGAGAGAAAAGTACAAGCCATTGGGCATGAAACCTTTGACACGGATTCAGCGGTGGATTATCAGAAGAATGGAGCACTTCTGGCAGAATATTATGTACTTGCCCAGGATACATATCAGGTCGAGCTGTTAACAAACCTGGATCAGGTGCCGGCTAAGGGCGCTGTTATTTTCAATATTGTACCCAAAGCGGAGAAAGCTTCTGGTTTCCCAGTCCGGTCTTTTGCCATTTTGCCGTAA
- a CDS encoding type 1 glutamine amidotransferase family protein, whose product MQTKNVYLYVFDTMADWEVGYLTAELNSGRYFRKEIQPLQVVTVGVDKHPVTTMGGLNILPHISIDECTLKGDDVIILPGGNTWMDTIHDPLLKKVAASIEEGTVIAAICGATVALAKIGILDSRQHTSNDLEYLKMICPDYTGDTYYVTEPAVTDGNIVTASGIAPLEFTMHVLKLLNVYTPETLQAWFNLYQTHESKYFYQLMNSIAPE is encoded by the coding sequence ATGCAAACAAAGAACGTATATCTATATGTATTTGATACGATGGCAGACTGGGAGGTAGGATATCTAACTGCTGAATTGAACTCGGGAAGGTATTTCAGGAAAGAGATCCAGCCTTTACAGGTCGTAACCGTAGGCGTGGATAAACATCCGGTAACTACCATGGGCGGATTGAACATCCTTCCTCATATTTCTATTGATGAATGTACATTGAAAGGTGACGACGTCATCATTCTTCCAGGAGGAAACACCTGGATGGACACCATCCATGATCCCCTATTAAAAAAAGTTGCTGCCTCTATAGAAGAGGGTACGGTTATTGCGGCGATTTGCGGTGCGACAGTTGCACTTGCAAAAATAGGGATACTGGATTCCAGACAACATACAAGCAATGATTTAGAATACCTGAAGATGATATGCCCAGATTATACTGGAGACACCTATTATGTAACGGAGCCTGCAGTAACCGATGGAAATATAGTTACTGCATCTGGAATAGCTCCGTTAGAATTTACGATGCATGTGTTGAAGCTATTGAATGTCTATACACCAGAAACATTACAGGCCTGGTTCAATCTGTATCAGACTCATGAGTCCAAATACTTCTACCAGTTAATGAATTCTATTGCACCTGAATAA
- a CDS encoding NADP-dependent oxidoreductase gives MKAIVIEEFGGAEQLKEQEVAKPRCGVNQVLIRTHATSVNPVDFKIRQGDMKEAAENFPLILGGDVAGIVAEAGSNVTRFREGDRVFARPRQFGTYAEYVAVDADIIARIPEQLSFEEAAAIPLAAMTAWQALVDHGRLGKGQKVLIHAGAGGVGTYAIQIAKSLGAEVASTASESNEALLRSLGVDHFINYKKEDFSEILSGYDVVLDTMGGDIQRDSFKVLKSGGHLVSLVEQPDEKLAKEAGVTANVFMMEPKGDQLDQLAELAAEGKLKSIIDGTYPLTQQGVREAHEKSETHHTRGKLVIQVQ, from the coding sequence ATGAAGGCAATTGTGATTGAGGAATTTGGTGGGGCGGAACAATTGAAGGAACAGGAAGTAGCCAAGCCAAGATGTGGAGTGAATCAGGTGTTAATCCGAACGCATGCCACGTCGGTGAATCCGGTAGACTTCAAAATCAGACAAGGGGATATGAAAGAAGCAGCGGAGAATTTTCCGTTGATTCTGGGCGGCGATGTTGCGGGTATTGTGGCTGAAGCAGGTTCCAATGTCACGCGGTTCAGAGAAGGTGATCGGGTATTTGCGCGTCCGCGTCAATTCGGAACCTATGCAGAATATGTTGCTGTTGATGCAGACATTATAGCCCGTATACCGGAGCAACTGAGTTTCGAGGAAGCGGCAGCGATCCCGCTGGCTGCGATGACGGCTTGGCAAGCCCTTGTGGATCATGGACGTTTAGGCAAAGGGCAGAAGGTACTCATTCATGCTGGTGCAGGTGGTGTGGGAACATATGCCATTCAGATCGCCAAGTCCCTAGGCGCTGAAGTGGCTTCCACGGCAAGTGAATCAAACGAAGCGTTGCTTCGCTCGTTGGGTGTGGATCATTTTATCAACTATAAAAAAGAAGATTTCTCGGAGATTCTCTCCGGTTATGATGTTGTACTGGACACCATGGGCGGTGATATTCAGCGCGACAGCTTCAAGGTGTTAAAGTCTGGCGGACATCTCGTGTCCTTGGTGGAACAACCGGATGAGAAGCTTGCCAAGGAAGCAGGAGTAACGGCCAACGTCTTCATGATGGAGCCCAAAGGGGATCAACTGGATCAGCTGGCTGAACTGGCTGCGGAAGGCAAGCTCAAATCGATTATTGATGGAACGTACCCGCTAACTCAACAGGGAGTACGTGAAGCACATGAGAAGAGTGAAACCCATCATACCCGCGGGAAACTGGTTATTCAGGTGCAATAG